In Cervus canadensis isolate Bull #8, Minnesota chromosome 6, ASM1932006v1, whole genome shotgun sequence, one DNA window encodes the following:
- the ZBED3 gene encoding zinc finger BED domain-containing protein 3 codes for MRSEEPAVTMEETGGPDAAAGRLGAPYSEAWGYFHLAPARPGHAAGPWATCRLCGEQVGRGPGWHASTPALWKHLRSAHRRELAESAARRSPPAAPGPVGAAEGDWARLLEQMGALAVRGSLRERELARREAAVEQGERALERRRRALQEEERAAAQARRELQAEREALQARQREVSRREGALAPAPPLKDEPEGDPRDGCVITKVLL; via the coding sequence ATGAGGAGCGAAGAGCCGGCCGTGACCATGGAAGAGACCGGCGGGCCGGACGCGGCTGCGGGCCGCCTTGGGGCGCCGTACTCCGAGGCCTGGGGGTACTTCCACCTGGCTCCCGCGCGCCCCGGCCACGCGGCGGGCCCCTGGGCCACCTGTCGGCTGTGCGGGGAGCAAGTGGGCCGCGGCCCGGGCTGGCACGCGAGCACCCCGGCGCTGTGGAAGCACCTGAGGAGCGCGCACCGGCGGGAGCTGGCGGAGAGCGCCGCCCGCCGCTCGCCACCCGCCGCGCCTGGCCCCGTCGGGGCCGCCGAAGGCGACTGGGCGCGCCTGCTCGAGCAGATGGGCGCGCTGGCCGTGCGGGGCAGCCTGCGCGAGCGGGAGCTGGCGCGGCGCGAGGCGGCCGTGGAGCAGGGCGAGCGCGCGCTGGAACGCAGGCGGCGGGCGCTGCAGGAGGAGGAGCGCGCGGCGGCCCAGGCGCGCCGGGAGCTGCAGGCCGAGAGGGAGGCGCTGCAGGCGCGGCAGCGGGAAGTGAGCCGGCGCGAGGGCGCCTTGGCCCCGGCCCCCCCGCTCAAAGACGAGCCCGAGGGGGACCCTAGGGACGGCTGCGTCATCACGAAGGTCCTCCTGTAG